In the genome of Synchiropus splendidus isolate RoL2022-P1 chromosome 2, RoL_Sspl_1.0, whole genome shotgun sequence, the window GGCTCAGGACTTATTTCTTCCAAGATTGTTTTGGATGTGTGCGTGACATTGCTGGAGAACCCCTGATCTTTGACTCAAACCAAGGGACTTCCACTGAGCAACACGCTTCTCTCTAAAGTCCTTGCTAGCAGATGCAGCAAAAGAGCACCACACCATTGTCTGTCCAGCGATGTTCCTCATGGTTCCATGCTTCCCAGACATCTCAGTAGCATGGTGCACTGTTGAAACAGGGATTCCAAGGTCATCTGTCTGCACACGCCTGTCCGTCTTCACCATAAGAAAGAGGGATATGTGGCATCATGCACTGGGGACTGGAACAAATGCCGAGCTGCTCGCTCACTTTCTTCTGAATCTGGGGTCCTACTTTTGCTCAGATCCTTCTCTGCTGTCCCCTGATGTGGGTTAGTGCGACTCCCCTTTGTCAAAAAAATAGTGGAGTCTATTTTAAATTCAACAGCCCCTGGGTGGACGGGACGGGGCAGTGTTGGCtggtcagtagagggcgccaTGGTGCCGCCCCACCACCTACCAAGGTATGTTGCAGACATTAGAAAAGGAtgtttaaaagtgaaaacaatatTGTGAACAATATGATCATACTTTTAATTGAGCAAGATAGATGTTATATAGACGACACATTGACTGTTACCGTTGACTGTCATCAATGCTCTGGTTCAGCGTTCAAGGTTCAGAATCCCTGATGTCGAATTCCCTCCTGAGAAAGCGCAGATCCTAGCTTTCTGTAACTGAGTATGTTAAATGGTTATAGATTATTAACataacaatgtttgtttttgctctttttaACAACAGTTTTGTCGTGTGTCAGACTGCTATTTGAATGGCAGCATTGCCCAAATTTCAAgctcaataaataaattaagagtgatatgaataaatataatgttAAAAATTGTTTGTGTGAAATGATATGTGTAAGACGTTCTGAGGATGTAGCGCCTCGCTACAGTGTTTTTTCACCAGGCGAGTTGAGTCAACACCTGCAGGGTCAGATGAAACATGCGTAGGTCGGAATGATGAACATGAAGAACAccatcatgaataaataaataacatcaacactaaaaatgaaatgaaaatgattccattattattaatggtgatataaaacaatgaaaataaatcaataaatgccAAATACACACTcaaaaagtataaataaataaatagtaatataatcatatatatatatatatattcaaaaacATACAGGTGGCTCAAAATTGATGACCAATTTAAAGCATCTCCATCAATGCATTTTGATTTCATGACCTTCAAAGTTTGACAAGTGAATAAATTGAACATTATAGTTGCAGATGGACTTAACTTTGGTGTGAGATGGGAAGGTGCGAGGGAGTTGGAGCGGTGGTGACAGGGACTTACTCAGGTGTCCTCTACACTCAAGTCAGCCTCCAAGCGGCAGAGGCTGCACTCTGTTGACAGTTTTATTTCCAGTTGAAGAGAGTCAATACTGCAATATTTTCAATGACCCATGGCTGGGATCGCCTTCAGCTTTTCAGTCCCAGGCATGATCGAGGGTCAGGTTTCAACTCTCCGATCTCACGCTCCCCTGGGAGAAATGTTGAGACGTGAACACATTTAAACTTGAGTGTATAAATGGCTTTGTGATCAGCAtctcacacaaaaacaagtgaTCCCAGTGATGTGTTTGTTGAGTCAGGTCACAGTGCAGCTAACATGCCGCCTGAcgtgctgctgtcattgacccATCTTGTTCTCTGCTTCCAAAAGTGCTCCAGAAAAGtgtgtttaaaacaaacaaggccACGACTGAGAGCCTCAACACCAGCGAAATCTGTTTTGGTTAAACTTTGGACATCAGTTGCACAACTGCTTCCACAGATATTTTCATCCAGACATGTTTTGACAGCCAATGAAAGACCCAAGCACCTTCATGTTGACGGCCACCCTCAACTGTTTGCAGAAGCccaaacatgcaaacaaaacCACATGACCAGTGTGGACTGGTGGGGTGGATCTTTGGACCTTTATGTAGAACACAGAACAAGCAGAACTAGTTCCTTCTCAGATGAAAATGGCCATCATCGTTCTGGCAGCTCTGCTGTTGACCCTCCTGTCCGTGGGtcagtcagctcctctgaccgACTGCGACAGTCTGACCCGGCGGGTGGAAATCACAGGACGGGACCAGGTGAGACTGAAGTCGCTCCGCAGACTCTGTGTTTGATCCTGCTTTTGTTGCAGCTGTTGGGAAACTGGAGGCACATCGGCGAGAGCTCCACCGTCCCCGTGGCCCCCAACATGATGAAAAGGTTTCTGGAGACATCCTGGGCCCAACTGACCGCAGCCGATGAGCCAGACAGTATCATCATAAAACAGCTTCAGAAGGTGTAAGTTGCTGCAATTTCTCAAAAGGTTTGGGTGTAAGGTTGACAGATGTCAAGCAAAGGGACCCGCATTTTTTCGCTCGTAACAGCAGGTGATTTTACTCCTGCGGCAGATTTGGGAGATGCTTCTTCCTGAAGGCGAAGGCCACCTTGATGAACAGCACCTTGTCCTTCGGTGAGTTCGGGTCGAATCTCCGGACGGAAATTCCTCAGGTTTGACATCCAACACTGCCACTGTCTCTGCTGTCTTCCCCAGTCAGTCCTTTCACCATCGTGGAGGTCTTCCTCACCACCAGCTGCCCCGACTGCCTGGTCGTCTCATCCAACACCACCCTCGGTCTAACTACATACTCGGGACTGCAGCTACTGAGTGAGTCTCCTCTTGAAAAACCTCTATGATCATCCTGCTTCTGAAGCAAGTGCTGTTTATTTGGTCAAACAAAGCTTCCATTTGCTGCACCATGATGGTGTCTGGTAAGTTTGGaatgtgaaattgaaattttaatataaaataagtaCATGTTTTCACAAGTATTTATTTTGGTGCTACTAAAGAAAACTTGGCGTTGTCTTGAAGCCTGAAGAAGTAGGGACGACATTTGTACTGTCTTGGTTGTGTACTTTATGGCAGGGgtccttaacctttttgatctttttcagaactaattcaaggaCCAGAACCGATTTATTACTGTGATGACTGATTTCAGATTTCAGAATTATTGActttgtgttcaataacaacagatgtaaacaaaccaaaacctaggtgaaatgacatgaaaccatgtgatcggcGCCAAGATATTTGCCATGCAaacatcatgaataaatgatgaataaaatagatataataaaatattattatatatctaaatattattataaatattttaactattttataatgataaatattttctttctcataaataaacactataagtaaagtgtaaatgaaagtatcgtcataacattttcaaattcattttaattttaaaaactgctccacggtgctttcatgaacagtttttactgttgggggcgccatcacttttttttttatcatttcttcttttcaagaacttctccatagttggtaatagctgtcaagtcaattcaatgacacactactgccaccataagTGGCTAAAGTATTAAAACTgcgcgtctcacggcccagaggtgttaaacaaaacaactttaagtggccctctagggggcgctatAGTCAAGAATCACATTTTATGGCACCGAGGCGCTTGTTTTGGAACCAGGGAGGAGGTTTGCCGTTAAATCAGAGGTGTTGCAATGGGCCAGAAGGCTGAGCACACGCTCAGTCGAGGGATGAACGGAGCGTATTTTTATTGAACTATTGCTAACACTCTGTTGATAGGAAATGagtctaaacaaacaaacaaagatagCCGGGAACACTGTTGCACGACGGTCTGAACAAATGACTCATTGCG includes:
- the LOC128754912 gene encoding uncharacterized protein LOC128754912, giving the protein MKMAIIVLAALLLTLLSVGQSAPLTDCDSLTRRVEITGRDQLLGNWRHIGESSTVPVAPNMMKRFLETSWAQLTAADEPDSIIIKQLQKVFGRCFFLKAKATLMNSTLSFVSPFTIVEVFLTTSCPDCLVVSSNTTLGLTTYSGLQLLSRRDSVTPAELDEYRKQVKCLNLPDPVILNTERGYCLDDASVQDLTPAIHSGGTDVMAQMDELLKNKAAIEQLLQGVFNSLLPSQN